In Mercurialis annua linkage group LG5, ddMerAnnu1.2, whole genome shotgun sequence, a single genomic region encodes these proteins:
- the LOC126681619 gene encoding uncharacterized protein LOC126681619 — protein MAPVLPRFVVLKAKNDKYLRCVTKQGRSKNLIKGDVEDILNPVSKFKIERATSNRDLVHIRCCYTNKYLRRGKQPSSPVSATADAVDEDKSKWSCTLFHPLPVDDKTCRFQHVQSGFNLYQWISADEYNGCLFVAMSADDEEARGCDLFSFTDWESLVVLPKHVAVKGDNGKYLFYRGTGDDEHMEFGATNIGDNRVGEQVFTNPDGSIRLKHDSNGKFWRATPNWIYPDTTDESASDPATCFWPVRIKGNAIALRSMGNDRYLRRTDYGGTVNCLAAASWATTIDRESYLVLEELVNKREIYDVEYRLEDARVYNESIMTLARSCVSNMTKQTETLEVAMTYKEAKRYEWSTSTSSSFSFSTKVSMGVPEIFDAGVEVTETKESEYEWGTTIDATTTLAKKVPVSVKPMTKTTVTLVATLGFCDVPFSYTQKDTLTNGEIEYTEKHDGFSRSDPVAMCKQLS, from the exons ATGGCGCCAGTCCTTCCTAGGTTTGTGGTGTTGAAAGCAAAGAATGACAAGTATTTGCGTTGCGTTACTAAACAAGGAAGGTCGAAGAATCTGATTAAAGGCGACGTAGAGGATATTCTGAATCCTGTGTCCAAGTTCAAAATTGAGAGAGCCACCAGCAACCGAGATTTAGTCCATATAAGATGCTGCTACACCAACAAATACCTTCGACGCGGTAAGCAACCATCATCACCTGTAAGCGCAACGGCTGATGCGGTGGAcgaagacaaatccaaatggtcaTGCACGCTCTTCCATCCCCTCCCCGTCGACGACAAAACCTGCCGCTTCCAGCACGTCCAGAGCGGCTTCAATCTCTACCAGTGGATATCAGCTGATGAATATAACGGCTGCTTATTTGTTGCAATGTCCGCCGACGACGAGGAAGCCCGTGGATGCGATCTCTTCTCGTTCACCGACTGGGAATCACTTGTGGTGCTTCCCAAACATGTGGCTGTCAAGGGAGACAACGGGAAGTATCTGTTTTACCGCGGTACTGGGGACGATGAGCATATGGAATTTGGAGCTACTAATATTGGGGATAATAGAGTTGGGGAGCAAGTGTTCACCAATCCTGACGGGAGCATCCGTTTGAAGCATGATTCCAATGGCAAATTCTGGAGGGCTACCCCTAACTGGATATATCCAGATACAACCGACGAGTCCGCCTCCGATCCAGCAACCTGTTTTTGGCCAGTCCGAATCAAGGGAAACGCTATCGCACTCCGTAGCATGGGTAATGACAGGTATTTGCGAAGAACCGACTACGGTGGCACGGTGAACTGTCTTGCTGCGGCATCTTGGGCGACGACTATCGACAGGGAGAGCTACCTGGTGCTGGAAGAGCTGGTGAACAAGAGGGAAATTTATGATGTGGAGTACCGGCTGGAGGATGCCAGAGTGTATAACGAATCAATCATGACACTGGCGCGCTCCTGCGTCAGCAACATGACAAAACAAACTGAAACTTTGGAGGTGGCAATGACTTATAAAGAGGCGAAGAGGTACGAGTGGAGCACCAGTACTTCCTCATCTTTTTCCTTTAGTACCAAAGTTTCAATGGGTGTTCCTGAGATTTTCGACGCTGGCGTTGAGGTCACGGAGACAAAGGAGAGCGAATACGAGTGGGGAACTACCATTGATGCAACCACAACTTTGGCAAAAAAAGTGCCCGTCAGCGTTAAACCAATGACCAAGACAACAGTGACTCTTGttgcaacacttggattttgTGATGTTCCTTTCTCCTACACTCAGAAAGACACCCTCACCAACGGCGAAATCGAGTACACCGAAAAGCATGACG GCTTTAGCAGATCGGATCCAGTTG CTATGTGTAAGCAGCTAAGTTGA